From the Papaver somniferum cultivar HN1 chromosome 2, ASM357369v1, whole genome shotgun sequence genome, the window cataccatgccggctttccctatgcggctaccaaaacgaaggcctgcaacaatcaacggccactttttcatctaagatgcagatcttagtcgtccaaggttaccagctaacacatggaaacctttggccctagtttggtcgcacctaaacaaatccaaaaccctaacttttggtcgcgcctaaactgggccatattaaatccatactgatcatactttcatgccactggctaccaaacgaaaggttacaataatcaacggctaccttcctctgaagatgcaaaatctcgaccgttgaaggtcaccactgagccggcaagtctcccaagctcaacttgccagaatacaacaacatgctacatgttttccacgaaaacactcgagacatcaacacatgtcacaaactggggaatgctcattgggtattggtttggcggtttacagcgtgcggtgtacactacgctcgttataagaaagtgtcataaggatgaggcggttagtaaatacagggagtaatggtgaaaagctttcttttatggaacatcaattccaagcgttaccggttaccacctcctccaatttacttacccgtttttcatttcttaatgagaccagagtatgtttcacttcgacttgtataaataggcattacttatttccaccgaaggacaagttcaggtcaggaggatacaacactaagaaaacatttgctagctttccatctgttagcttcccactttctgatacaattcgtgaaacaactactcttccagaatcaactattctggtctcaacactttcttcacttccctccccaaaaccaacccttctccttcactttggtaccgaagcaagtctggaacaaccattttttggtttaggacggatttgtacagattgatatctcgaatccaaagtactcccttgcagtacattgtttagggtttaaattcgtttctcacccacatacccgaaattaccaaaatcagcagaaaccgttttcaccctcaaatagtcGTCTAATTATTTGCCCGCTAAACTTTCTTCtggaaaaactaaagaaaataaatgatAATGGACTATAAGACTGTGGTATGAGAATTTAGGTATCGCAATCGTCGTCGTTGGGAAATAACACGAAATATTAACTCTCTTCCGGCATGTAATGTTGTCGTTGCCGGTTATTGGCATCAATGTGAACAATTCCTTCGCCGATAATGATATATTCAAAATGAGATTCATGGTTCTATCGCGGAAGTGGAAAGCATGTATTGTTGCGCCAAAGCCCGCGGAAGCGTTTAGGTTTGTACTACTACGAGGTAGatcaatatcgccaagaacacaatcacacacacaacaagaacaattatttaacgaggttgaatcctcgggaaggaatagcAATTTTgtatatcaccgtataggttggaatatacaaagatcaagtacagaagaagagaactcttactagttctggtgtgttttctctagttctctctatggctatttatacacatcaataggagtggacacattccttaacaaggattattttcctacaagtatagggtttcctaacttatctctaagagacaaacctcttaagcttctatacttaggacacaagtacttggtttccttaaccaactagatttcctaatctagtccttgaccatcctaccaacaattctccacctcgtatcatgcattcatgcatgagacgatcaatagaaaaaatcacctccatcttccaacgtcgattgaaccatcactggctgcctacgtatcctcaataggaataaAACCTGACCGTAGTTCTCTTAAATGGCCTTGCTAGAATACCTCCACCATgttcctaagaacctctacccAAAAAGAGCCTTTCACCAAACCGGaaggatgtggatcaatttcgaaCAATGTCGAAATTTGATCTcagatactactttagtcaacatatcagctggattgtctttggtatcgatcttcacaagtgCAATATCTTAttcttcaagaatttctctcacaaatTGAAACCGtacgtctatatgtttggttctagcatgatgcacttgattcttatCCAAATAAATTGCACTTAAACTATCACAATGCACAAGCAGTTGGTCTTGTACAACTCCTAAGTCATCTAGTaaaccttgtaaccatatagcctccttaaatgcctCAGTCACTACCATATACTCCGCCTCCGTAGTTGAAAGTGCCACAGTAGACTGCAATATTAATCTCCAACTTACTGGTGCCCCTGCTACagtaaatacataccctgtagttgaatgtctcttgtccaaatcactagtatagtcagaatccacatacccaACACACGGATGATTGTTACTTCTATCCTTTATaaactccaagccaacatcaaccgtgccataaagatacctcaaaatccatttcacagcttGCCAATGTCCCTTACTAGGACAATGCATATAACGGCTGACCATACTAACTGCATGTGAAATGTCCGACCTTGTACATACCATCgtatacatcaagctaccaacatcctcagcatatgggacttgggccatatacttTCTCTCTTCTTCAGTAGTAGGAGACATACGAgcattcaacttaaaatgagcagcaaggggagtacttacagatttagttccttcgtagacaccaaacttctgtaacactttcttcaaatatgccttctaagacaaacaaaccttacccttctctctgtcacgttgaatctccatacCAATAATCTTCTTAGCCTCTctcagatctttcatctcaaactcagatgACAAATTGCACTTCAAATTATCGATttctttcttgttattcgatgcaatcattatatcatcgacatacaagagaaaatatatgaaaGATCCACGTAGCTTTttgaagtatacacaatggtcatagtgacttcttgtgtatgtctGGCCAATCATAAACTGATCAAATCGCTTGTACCACTGTCTTGGAGACTGCTTCAGCCCGTACAACGATTTTTTCAGCTtgcatacacaatcttcttttctagcaaccttgaacccactcggctgagtcatatagatctcctcttatagatcaccatgtaagaacgtCATCTTAACATCTATCTGAACTAGGTATAAATCATATTGTGTtaccaaggccaacaaaatacagattgatgagtgttttaccaccggagagaacacctcattgtagtcaatcccttctcTTTTGGCATAACCTTTTACAAATAACCTTACCTTGTAGCATACTTGATTCACCGAAGATccttctttcttatcatatacccACTTGCACCCTATGGCCTTCTTACCGTTCGGATGCTTCATAAGAATCCGTgtgccattcttgtaaagagaGTCCATCTGGTCCTGCAGTGCACCTTCCCGTTATTTACACTCTACACTGCGTACAACTTCTAAATAGGAAGTAGgagtaccatcttcaacaactggtaatgcataagcaATGTGATCATTCATCCAACTGGGCTTCCTAGTTGATCATCTCGGTTTGCTGGTTGCTATGGTCTCCGTGAccgtagcttctgtatcttcTACTGACTCTTGTTCCACTTCCTCAATAGtgtcactatcatttggaacttcagtagttACCTCTCTTGCAAATCCAATGTCTTCATAAGTATTCTGAACATATACAGACTTAACTAGAAttggtggagttgcatcaatctccacctgctgcaaaggctcactagTACTGGTGCTTATGTCCTCCACCTGCCGAGATccccaagactttaccatagacatcttatcaaatgtgacatctctactcatgactatcttcttctcaACTGGATTCCAAATCTTGAACCCTTTTACTCCACTCTTCATACCCACAAAGATTTCTTTTACAGCacggctatcaagcttgttttcactaacatgataccatGCAGGACAACCAAAAATATAAATTGAGtcataatcataagatggtttacCAAACCACTTCTCCATAagagttttaccttctaatgcagctgatggaaacctattaatgaggaagcacgcatacgtaactgcctcagcccaaaacgccttacctaatccagtattagataacatacatcgtaccttctccaacaaagtacgattcatgcgttcagctaccccattCTGTTGCGGTGTATTCTTAACTGTGAAGTGCCTCTTTAtcccctcatcctgacatacttgcaagaacggatcactcttgtactctccaccattgtctgaacgtagtactttgatctttctgccaatttgagtctcagtttcctttttccacctcacaaagatttctaggacttcatccttatgcctcatggtgtacacccatacgcgcctagaataatcatcaatgaacgacacaaaccaatgtttccctcccaatgatgcattcttggaaggaccccaaacatctgactgaacatagtcaagaactccactagtTTTGTGGATTGttgtgccaaagcttgttcttgttttcttgcctTTAACACAATGTTGACAAAATGCTAACTTGAAGGCAATACACCTTTCAACAAGTCTTGTTGAATCAACCTATGCAACGAATTCTCACCTGAATGTGCAAGTCTCATATGCCATAGCTTCGTCTTCTCGGTAGACGCTCTCTTGATGTGTTCAGAAATAGAAACATCCcatgttgtactcccaatcaagtaatacaagttatgatgacgtgtgcccttcatgattaccatagatccagatattacctttagaacaccatttccagcgactatcttatagcccttagcttctaaagttccgagtgaaatcagattcttctttatggaaggtacaaatcttacctccttcacctctctaaccataccatcatgcatcttgatacgaacactaccaatcccaatcaccctgcaggtatgattgtttcccatacgtacttatccatcaagctcttcaaaacttgagaaccagtcccgatatggacatgtatgatatgtttctccagtATATAATACCCATGTACCATCTGTAATAACACAAGCTGATGGTGTCACAGTTAGCgagaaatcagaagcatcatctgattcttcattacctttagcaatgttcacctcAGTATTACCATTATCTCCTTCTCTCGCCTTACGCTTGTTACAATCCTTAGCCCAATTACCAAAGTCATGGCATCAAGCACACTCATCTTTCCGCAGTCGCGTTCTACTCTTAGAACGTCCTCTACCTTTACCATAACCACCAGTCTTCCTTCTCCtgtctgttgaacgacctcttgcaagaagcaCATAATTAATAGCTTCACTTTCAAGGTCTTCACGGTCCATGttcctgaactcctcactacgCAATGTTGTAGTGACCTCAGCGTATGTTTTCTTATCCTTGCCGTGCATTAATGTTATAATTACGGGTTCATACttttcaggaagagagtttatcagacacaaagcttgttcctcgtcgtCGATTATCTCATTGTAGTTAAccaactcagcaagaagtttattatatgaatctaggtgctcggttagggttgcacctctcttcatgttatagcaatacaaattccttttaagatgtatcctataggccacgttcttcacaaggtattTCTTCTCTAGCTTTTCCCATAGATCCTTAGCCgaagtctcgtgctgataattaactcttattgtagttgctaaacaccctcgtatcgaatcaagacataatttattcatcttgtaCCACTGCTTTTCAGACATCTGCACTGGCTgaccttctagagcttcttctaggtcaagatgaacaagagcatccattacatccgttctccataaaccaaagttattggttcaTGTAAACTTTTCTACATTGAGTTGTGTtctatgtgaatgaagtatttctttttttctttctttatctttatttgtggACTCGGAATGTTCTCCTAGAGGATTTTTCGGATCTTCGTCCCCGTCAACCATTgtcacaaacaaccaaatatagataaaaaacagAACCTTTGAGATTTGTATTACCTCAAGCAATCTTCAGAAAAAATACCTTCACTTCTACTGCAATTCAAGTACCTCTATCCAAGAGCgtctccttgctctgataccaattgttgcgccaaagcctgcaGAAGCGTTTAGGTTTGTAGTACTACGAGGTAgctcaatatcgccaagaacacaatcacatacacaagaagaacaagtatttaacgaggttgaatcctcagGAAGGAAtaacaattttatatatcactgtataggttggaatatacaaagctcaagcagagaagaagagaactcttactaGTTTTGGTGTGTTTTTCTCTAGTTCTCTTtatggctatttatacacatcaataggagtggacacattccttaacaaggattactttcctacaagtatagggtttcctaacttttctctaagagacaaacctcttaagcttctatacttaggacacaagtacttggtttcctaGATTTTCCaatctagtccttgaccatcctaccaacaTGTATACTATATGAACTTTCATTttgattaaaaaataataatttgtgaGTGTCTTGAACACAATTTGTTCGACCCCAAAGCATATAAATCCTGCCTCCATCATTGACATTAATTTTAGGATTAACTATCAAATttaaataacaaaaacaaaaagtacTTGAATTTATTCAGCACCTTAAGGTTTTCGAAAACAGTAAGCAGAGGCTTTATTTTTACATCTTTATCATTCCTCAAGAGATTTTCTTGCCAAACCaacatcagtttcacctctcGTTAAAGCTAATTCGTTTGTTAATTGttaattatttgaaaataatGGTTTAAGCATCACGCCCTCTAGGATAGCCGGTGTAATTGAAAACTTTGCATGAAGACTCCGCCAGAAATTCACACTCGTTGGTGCTGCACCAAACTGAGATTGTAGTACAAAGTTTCTGGAAATAGATAAATTTTCATTTAGAGTATACTTAGGAGAACGGAATCGGGGTTGTCATCTAAATCATTAGAAATTAGAAAAagctaaattgaaattagaagaGATTTAGTATGAAATTTAAATCTAAATTAGAAAAGGCTAAATTAGAAGAGATTTGGAGAATTAAATCGGGTGGGGTAAAGGTGCAGTCAAACGACTCGCCACAAAAACTACCTATTCTGACAACATATTGAAATCCACAGgtctaactaacctcgaaaatcgGCTTGCAAGATTAAGCTTGTCCAAAACTTATAAACTACGAGATCTTAAATAACCCACACAACGTGGGACTAATAATTTCGAACACATTTTGATATACATACAATATGATTTGCTGGTTTGATCATTCAAATTTCTCTTTGGCACGTTACATAACGAGATCAAATTCCATGGGATTTGCACTAAAATAAGTATGGAGCGAAGGTGGGATGATAAAGGTAAAATGGAGCGGCCGGTAATAGACGCTCACGGTCCCCGACAACAAAACAAAAGAAGTTTGGGAACACAGAAAACCTTTTGAGAAATCACATCTGAGCGTCAAAGGTGGAGCGGTTTCACATCCAACGCATAGAGAATAAAGGTCTCCAACGTATATTTTCCCCAACGGTCAAAAATCTCGAACAGTTCCCCCAGATCTATCTATTTTTTACTCCCCACCATCTTCTATCGAGAAATCATACAGAAACCAAAAATCAAACAACTCCTTCGTCTAATCTCCTTCTTCTCTTGCCCTAAGCAATATGCTTCAATACCCAGAAAACATTAACCTTCCTGATCTTCAAATATGGAACAACGCCGCTTTTGATAACAATTCATCATCCATTAAAGAGGGTTCATGTTGTTCTCTGCAAAACCCCAACTTAGGTAATGGATCAAAATCTATGAAACTAGATTCTATCAAAGAGAATATCACTCCTTTATCCTGTAAATCTCCCGTTCGTAATAAATCCCCCTTATCTGTAAAGCCACTTCATCCAAATGGTGCCCTAGAAAACTCATCTCAACAAAAGAAGCCGCTAAAACTTTTATTCAAACAAGGGCTTCTTCCACAACCACCTTCCCCAAAAATTTCCAAAACAGAGAATGATGAGAGTAAAATCGATGCCGAGATTGAAAGTATTGAAGCCGAAATTAGTCGATTGTCGTCCAAACTAGAATCGCTTCGGCTTGAAAAGGCAGCGCTGAAACAGAAATCAAAGAATTCTGTTGTTTTTCAGAAGGAATTGCAAAAGACTTATGCTTTAACGGCTAATTCAAGAATCAGGCAACGAGGGTTTAGTCTTGGGCCATCAGAAATTTTGGGTATGAGATCACAGAATACAGGTAAACCAGAAAAAACTCCTATTCAATCTACACTAAATCGTCGAAAATCTTGTTTCTTTAAGCTTCCCGAGATTACTGAAGAGAAGGGTTTAAAAGGAAAGGGAGCGAAGAGTTCTAGTTTAAGCCCTAAATCACGATTATCCAAAATACAATCGTCTAGACAAAGTCTTACAACTATTGGATCGAAGAAATCAGAGAGAATTGGTAATGTAAATGTTTCTAGTATCCAACCAAAGAAACTTTTTCAAGAGGAAGCAAAATCAGTTACAGCCAAAAAGCCAGTAAAACCTGGAAGGGTGATTGCAAGTAGATATAATCAAACTCCAACACAGTCTAAAGAAATCCGCAAGATGTCATTACCGGGAATCAACAAGGACATCAGTAAGGGGCTTGACAACAGACGTGCTACTATGGCtacaaatgtgtatgatacagGTTTTGCAAGAAATCAGAAAACGGCGAACAGGACTAAAACCCCATTGGCAATTCGAAATGAGGCACTGTGTGACAAGAATTCGGAGGATTTTCCGCCACCGTCAACATTGAACATcgatgatttgttaccaaggatcAAGACCTTTCGGTGCAAAAACGAGACCCCTCGGGATTCTGGACCTGCGAAGAAAGTTACCGATTTGGTAGGAAGAAAGTCATATTTTGGTGCTGAGGAGATCAATGTGGAAAGTTCAATTTGTCAGGCTCTGAGTTTTGATGCAGAAGAAGATGAATAGAGTATGTCAATTATAACCTCTCTTCTTGTTTAGCTTTTGTCTTCCATATACTATATAATTTTGTCTTGCATTTAAATTTCACGACTGTAAGTAAATTTGTTTGGTTTTTTGCTTGCTAGTGACAATGTATTCAAGTTCCAATCTATGGATCTATAATAATTGTGTGTGCAATATCTACGCAGAATTTGCTTTTAATGGGTTTGATTGGACGCAATATCTAGTGACAAGATTTCTCTTGATACTATACTtctatttttatagctcaaactGCAAAACAATTTCCGATGCAATAATAATATCCTACTTAGCTGCAGTAAATCCTAGTGAAGGAAATAATGGACAGTAACTGAAGTCAGAATTTGAGGAGATAAGATATGTCGTAACGAGATTCCCATGTCTCATTTACGAAACTTAGAAACCTGTCAAAATGGGCTTTCATATCTGTCACATGTTCTACTATATATAACAGAATAGACCGAACAGTAATAAGTTAACCATAAAGAAAGCTAGCATTCCCGTTTCGATACTCTGATCCCCTACCCACCAAGTGCACTACAAAACACTCAACCATAATAATTCAATTCATTCTTCTTCAATTCTTGAAAAGTAAGACCTTATTTAATTGGTCTTATCTTCATTCTTGATTCATCGTGTTTACTGAGAAATCATCACAAGAAAGTGATAGAAGTGCAGGGATACTAAAAACTTCCCATGTTGAAGTAGagaaatttctgctgaagtttctGCGGTGTAACAAAGTTTCAAAGACAAGTAATTCAATATGCAGTCTTAATCTATCACTCTCTACTTTTTGTTAACTACGGGGAGGTCCTATTGTCAAGCTTGCATCACTGGTCCCCTTATCATGTGCCATTGTGCCTCCACTAAAGCATCCAAAATTATCTTATCTAATTTTCAACTTCAAAACACCCAAAAAATGAATCACTAGAATTCACTGACAGCAACCCCAATTTCTTTCTTGAATTTCAATTACATTATCTTTAAGCACCTTAACAACAGAATTAATTACATACACTTTTTGCTTTTGAACATGTTTTTTCAGAGATTAAGAACTACTAATacagaagaagaaacaaatttgtGCAAGAAGTAAATTTAAACATGGTTGTGAATTTAAATGTTATTATACCAAAATGAGGATCAAACTTTAAGATCTTAATATACCATTTAATATATTTCGAAACCTGTTGGTAGATAACTTTCTAAGAATTTTCTTGGCATCACTAACgtcggtttctgcaagtttttccaAGTTCTTAAGATAATTGGAATGTGCAATCTTTTTTCGACCACTGTTGCAATTGGTTAATGACATTAAAATAGATAGTAAGAACTTCTTGTTacctgatttttcctcccctggATCAAGCAATTGCAGCACTCGGCTAACGTTACATTCTTCCTGAATTAGTTTCCTCCTATTCTTTGGGACTGAAATCATGCTGGACAGTACTTCAGAAGCCAATTCTCGAATTTCATGACTTCTTGCATCAAGTAATCTTATAAACTCCGGCATAAAATTTGCATCCCCCATTGCCTTTTTAGTCTCTTCCGATATCCCGCAAAGACGGATTCCTACCTTTAACGCTGATTCTTGAATTGAAACTTCACTGCTTCGGAGAATGTAAAGAAGCCGATCGAGAAATCCGTAGCCCATAAGTGAACTGAGAGAAGTACTTGAATTAAAACAgaaaatctcaattgctcttaatGCAATGTCTCGAGTTTTTGATGAGAAAGAAGCTTTTGGATCTAAAATTTGGACTAATGAATAAATTCCTCCTTCTCTGACAACAATTCGCCGTATGGATTCATCTCCAGAAGCCATTAGTTGTAGAAATTCAATTGCATTTATTTGTAAAGATTCATCCTTGGATCTCATCAATTTGACGAAAGCTGGAACTGCATCTTCCTCAACCATGAACCTTTTAATCTCTTCAACCCCAGCTAGATTTTTTAGAACTCCACAAGCTGGACTAATTGAATCACTCTGATCACCATTATTAGTAGTACACATCTTCAAAAGGGCAGTAACTCCACCATGTGCAGAAACTAACCAAGCATTATCTGAATTCTCTGTAAGTTTCTGCAAAATCCTAGCAGCTCTTTCTTTCCCCAGCTCGCTTCCTGattccaaaaccctaatcaaaGGTGCTACAGTTCCTGCTCCAACAAGAACACCTTTATACAAATCAAATCCTGCAATTGCAGATATTGTCTTCATTGACTCTTCTTGAATCTCTGTCTCAGTGAATTCAAGAAATTCCACTAAAATTCCAACGATTTCACCTGTATCAATCACAATCTTCACATATTTCTCATCTTCCATTGTAACTTCACTCAAACCCTTCAAAGCTTGAATTTTCATATCTGAACCACCAACTTTCATCCTTGTTAACAAATCATTAACATAGAATTTCATATCATCTTTACTACAACCAAAACTAGGTTTAGAAACAACAATTGCAGAACCTAGGGTTAGATTTCCAGCATTATAAATACCTGTAAGTTTCTTTAAATGAAAATCAATTTGTGAACAAATTATATCAAGATCACTCTGCATAAGAAGTTTCCCGCTATAAGTAAGATTAATACATCGATTCGCAAGATCAGAACTTTCATTAACTGTTACCAATATATCAGGAATCATTTCAGAGAACATAAAATTCTCACCAAATTCACAATTCTCAGCTGCTTTTAAACCAGAATTCAGTTCTTCTAGTTTGCCTCTTATCAATTGCCATTTCCCATGGAAtactttaatagaattagaatgCGAAATCAACACAGATATTCGTCGAATTACGCTTGTAAGACTCGATTCTTCGTCGACGGCCACGGGTTCTTTACCTTCTTCACCCATTTCTGTGCTCATCTGTTGAAAAGCTAAACCAAATTTTGTTCAAGCTGAGTCATCATCTTCTTTATATGTACCTCTAGTTAAATTTGCTagtagaaaacaaaaagaagcaAATTCTGGGTTTATTTTTGTTGAATTCTTTTTAGGTCCAGGTTAACTGAAAATCAAAGTGATGatcttaaagaaaaagaaagaaaaaaatcagaaaagatTTCCTATTTATAAACTTATACTAATTATTACTGTGTCTACTGATGAAAACACTGGATTTACTTTTGAGTACTTTTAGTAAGCGACTAGTAAAGTACAATGGAGAACATTTACTAGGGTTTAGATTTTCGGCAAAAGATTTTACAGTTGGGGAAGAGTTAAAAAACTGATATTCGGTTGTTAGAAATGGCTTACAAGTCGGCTCCGATTCCGTTACTAACCAA encodes:
- the LOC113351719 gene encoding uncharacterized protein LOC113351719, whose translation is MLQYPENINLPDLQIWNNAAFDNNSSSIKEGSCCSLQNPNLGNGSKSMKLDSIKENITPLSCKSPVRNKSPLSVKPLHPNGALENSSQQKKPLKLLFKQGLLPQPPSPKISKTENDESKIDAEIESIEAEISRLSSKLESLRLEKAALKQKSKNSVVFQKELQKTYALTANSRIRQRGFSLGPSEILGMRSQNTGKPEKTPIQSTLNRRKSCFFKLPEITEEKGLKGKGAKSSSLSPKSRLSKIQSSRQSLTTIGSKKSERIGNVNVSSIQPKKLFQEEAKSVTAKKPVKPGRVIASRYNQTPTQSKEIRKMSLPGINKDISKGLDNRRATMATNVYDTGFARNQKTANRTKTPLAIRNEALCDKNSEDFPPPSTLNIDDLLPRIKTFRCKNETPRDSGPAKKVTDLVGRKSYFGAEEINVESSICQALSFDAEEDE
- the LOC113348662 gene encoding vacuolar protein 8-like, with the protein product MSTEMGEEGKEPVAVDEESSLTSVIRRISVLISHSNSIKVFHGKWQLIRGKLEELNSGLKAAENCEFGENFMFSEMIPDILVTVNESSDLANRCINLTYSGKLLMQSDLDIICSQIDFHLKKLTGIYNAGNLTLGSAIVVSKPSFGCSKDDMKFYVNDLLTRMKVGGSDMKIQALKGLSEVTMEDEKYVKIVIDTGEIVGILVEFLEFTETEIQEESMKTISAIAGFDLYKGVLVGAGTVAPLIRVLESGSELGKERAARILQKLTENSDNAWLVSAHGGVTALLKMCTTNNGDQSDSISPACGVLKNLAGVEEIKRFMVEEDAVPAFVKLMRSKDESLQINAIEFLQLMASGDESIRRIVVREGGIYSLVQILDPKASFSSKTRDIALRAIEIFCFNSSTSLSSLMGYGFLDRLLYILRSSEVSIQESALKVGIRLCGISEETKKAMGDANFMPEFIRLLDARSHEIRELASEVLSSMISVPKNRRKLIQEECNVSRVLQLLDPGEEKSGNKKFLLSILMSLTNCNSGRKKIAHSNYLKNLEKLAETDVSDAKKILRKLSTNRFRNILNGILRS